ATGTCGCCAATAGTTCTGTCAATTTCATTTTCCATTTCTTCATATTCAGATATATGGACTCTGCTTGGAGCTATTCTCTGGATCAAAGTGATTTCCTCTTTATATTCAGGGTGTTTTTCCAGTAAGCGATCAATAGCCTGTAATCTTTGTATTATTCCTTTTGTATAATCTAATCTATCGACTGCCACTAATAGTCGACTGGCAGAATAATATTTTTTTAGGTCTCTGGCTTTGCCAATAATCTCTTTAGATTGAGCTTTTTTATTAAGTCCAGTAAAATCAATCCCTAAAGGTAATGCTACTATTCTGGTCTTATGATTATCCTGTTTGATAAATCCTATAAGATCAGACCCTTCTTCATATTTAATTTCCGAGCCATTTTTTCTGGCTGTTTCCATAAAATTAATAGCCTGTTCTTCAGTATGAAAACCAATTAAGTCGTTAGATAGCAATCCCTCCAATATTTCTCTGCGCCAGGGTATTGTATTAAAAATTTCAGCTGGAGGCCAGGGGATATGCCAGAAATGAGCAATCTTAGTATCAGGCCTTTCATCTCTTATAAATTTAGGCACCAGAGATAATTGATAATCCTGTACCCAGATCATCTCATTACCATTAATTTCAGCTAGAGCAGCTCGGGCATACTTTTTGTTTACTTCTTTATATATTTTCCAATTCATTGGAGAAAAGTTTGCTTTAGTGATAAAATTATGACAGATAGGCCAGAGAGTTTGGTTTGAAAATCCATAATAGAAACCGTTTTCTTCAGTTTTGTCCAGGTTAATTCTCTTTAATTTATATCCGTTTTCATCAGGCACTTTAATTGAGTTGTCGTTGTCAGTGACTTCAAAATCTGCTTCACCTCTTGCCCAGGCAACCCAGATGCTTTTATCAAGATCCTGCATAAGTGGGTCTAAGCCAGTAGTTAAACCCCCAGGCTGTTTTTCTTGAATAATTTTATTGTTTTCGTACTTGTGAGCATATGGTTCAGCATTTGATATCATTATAAGTGACTTTTTAATCATTTAAAGCACCTCCTCAACTTCAATTATAGCAACCTGATAATATAAATCAAATTCATCTATAAAGGGGGAAAATTCATGGAAAAGAAAAAGTTAAGAAGAGCAACAGAAATTATTAAAAATGCAGAATATCCAGTTGTTTTAACAGGAGCTGGTATTTCAGCAGAAAGTGGAGTTCCTACTTTCAGGGGGAAATCAGGTCTCTGGAAAAAATATGATCCTGAAGCAGCAGTATCTATTTCTGGATTTAAAAAAGATCCTGAGCCATTCTGGGACTTTGCCCAGGAACTTTTGCTTAAAAATGATATTAAACCAAACCCTGGCCATAAAGCTCTGGCAGAACTTGAGAGCTCAGGAATTATAAAAACGATTATAACTCAAAATATTGATTTTTTACA
The Halonatronomonas betaini genome window above contains:
- a CDS encoding alpha,alpha-trehalose-phosphate synthase (UDP-forming), which gives rise to MIKKSLIMISNAEPYAHKYENNKIIQEKQPGGLTTGLDPLMQDLDKSIWVAWARGEADFEVTDNDNSIKVPDENGYKLKRINLDKTEENGFYYGFSNQTLWPICHNFITKANFSPMNWKIYKEVNKKYARAALAEINGNEMIWVQDYQLSLVPKFIRDERPDTKIAHFWHIPWPPAEIFNTIPWRREILEGLLSNDLIGFHTEEQAINFMETARKNGSEIKYEEGSDLIGFIKQDNHKTRIVALPLGIDFTGLNKKAQSKEIIGKARDLKKYYSASRLLVAVDRLDYTKGIIQRLQAIDRLLEKHPEYKEEITLIQRIAPSRVHISEYEEMENEIDRTIGDINGRYQTADWQPIVYYKGAVPQDELLPYFLAADAALITPLIDGLNLVSKEYIAVKENGQLILSEFAGAANQLEGAVLTNPYDVDATAEAIAKAISSKEKVKEARYQQMSKIAKNQDINWWRDKFLKIWNDIYEK